GAGAAGAGAGGATGGCGCACCTATTATGTGCCACTGATCTTTACATCAAGCTTGCATTCAGTAGGTGAGCGATCAGCAGGAGCCAATGGCACTTTATCTGGCTTGCGGTTCTGATTGGCTAACATAACCCATAACTTTCGCTGCATTACACATGGAGTTGCCGAGAATGAAATATAGCATATCCTTCAGTACAGTGGTGTAATACGAAAGCTGTCAGTGTCTATGTGACAGGGGAGAAGTAGACTTGCCATCTAGCCACAACTGGGAAACAGACTTACCAGCAATGTTTGCCACAGCAGAGTCTGTTCTTCCTTCTGCCAACGAATGTAAGCCTTCAGTGCACGCTGCTGCTCATTGTCTCTGGGAAGCCACTGTTGTGCCTGCAAGATGAAGTGGATTCCTTTATTAAAGAGTGCAACCTCGTTCATCATTATAAGCCTGTATTACGTCCACTGAAGCTCAAGGGCCTCTCCCAatgatctccaattaaccctgtcttgTGTCAGCCAACTCCACCTCATGACATAAAGCATTAAAGGCCTTCAGAATGTCTTTTCAAAAGTACTGGCCAAAGATGTGACTGGCAATTCTGAGCTGCGAGCATTTCACCTGTCAGGTGCGCAGCTACGAACTGTTCAGCTACGATCATCAgttctggtggcagcggtgaccAAATGCTATATCGTCCGCCTCATATGCAGGAGGTTTTCAGATCAAATCCTAATGCCGCGGGGAATGCACAGGTTTTTTTCAAAGAGGTAGAGATGTACCCCAGGCCGTAGTCGTGGCCCAGTGGGTAGGAGGCCCGGCTCAGCTGCGGGAGGTGCATGGTTCGATCCCTACCGCCAGATACCCACCAGATTATAAGACAGGTGGGTACAAGCAGCTCCCTCCCTGGCCAGGCGTCCAGTTTCCAAGGGTGAGTTGCTTGGGAGAGACTGCTATGCTTGCTGTGCAAGAACCAAGACAAAGAAAACACCAAACAACTTGGGATTGCTGTTGGTTCCAATCTGGCAATTTCTCATACCGTGAGTGTCCTGAAGCGTTGAGGACCCGTATGGGCCAAGCACCTGACCAGGAGTGCGTTTGTACCTATTTTACCAACAGGCACCCGGCGACAGCTCTCACCTGCCTCTTACATCCGGATTGTAACCGTGCTGGATTAGCACTGGCAGCAATCCTTTGCAAATTTCTATAAAGCCCCCTTACGAGATCAGAACCAACTACAGACAACTGAGCGCCGGGTCAGGGGACATGTCTAAATATTAGAAAAACAGGTGAATTCTCAGCGCCACTGGGATTTTGTCCGAGTACCTCTCACATACGAGGCAGATGCCCAACCATTTGATCACTGCTGCGGTGCCGAAATGTATCAGTCCTGCAAAGAACTGATATTTCGCATTTTAGCAAAAAATTTCGTGTCGTGACTTGACCTTGTCAGAATGTTTTCATCTGTCCTGGAGTGATGCCAGGCTAGGATCAGGGCCAGATATCCATTCTCAAGGCAGGTGCACTATGCATACATCTCGAACAAGGCGAGTCGCAATTGCCCCAGTCTCCTCAACCTCTTTGGATTTTGTACTCTCCCTGCTCCCAATACGCCAGGGAAGAAAGTATTCTCTAATATTATGAGACGCTTAAAGAGAGATAGTGTAACTGTACATGCAGATCATCGCAGAAGACTTTAAAGTCAAGCTGCATGTGTGTATAAAATGAGAGAACTTTCTCAGGTAGGTATATATTAGACAGTGCTagcttaggggacgcaagcggcttgcacgcacaagaactaggggcgacggtactgcgcatgtgcagaccgctacgtctacttgcgtccttgggttgttggGGCGGCcaaaaacatcgctgcccctaagaggTCCTGTGCATTCTCTCTAAGCCGAGACAAGCCGACCAACCTGCCACACAGACGAAGAACATGGCTGCGCCGGCGAGGACGTGGGCACGTGTGCATTTCACGGCCAACGTGGTAAAGAAGCTGGTTTCAGAGCACAGTGGCATGTCAAAATTTGCAGGAGGCTCTAAACAAACAAAACACAGACTACAACGGATTAGGCTGCACAAGACACCTAACTGCAGTTTACCAAACATATGTTTGGATTGCCTCGGCTCGGCCTCAGTCGTAATGTAGGTGCACAGATAATTTTATAAATCTTTTGCCTAGTGTTGGCAGGCACCGTTTTTATATAtgttaactgcttttaataaaaaTAGTTTAATgtactttacttcatatgcttgattttatattttaaaaaatataATGCAGCCACGATCAGACGCTAATGGCACTGCGAGCGCATGCAACCTCagtgcggcttgcgtttggggccgctaacatGTAATGTGTTTTTGCCTGCGTACCCAAACGCAAACGCGCCCAAGCGCtgggggccccaacgccttgcgtctcctaaactaaaactctctataacCAAACTGGATAATGCCTTTAAAAATCTAGTAGCCAAGTGTTCGCCCTTTCTTTTCTGGCAGCTGGTGGCTGCAAAGGGCTCCACAGCAGCAGAGGAGCATGGCATTTGCATTTCATTCCGGCCCTTGCACCATTGGAGACAAAGCACACATGACAAACTTGACCATTGGATTACAGCCACCTATACTACCGCGGCAGATGTGCTGGTTAACAGCTCTGTTGTTTACTAAATTAcgcaataaaaaaacaaacgcTATCTAAACATCTTCACTACAACACTAATATGGCTTCCAAGTGTTAACAGCccataaatacatacataataCAGACATGCAGGAATAAACAAAATAACAGGCTTcaattatttatatatatatatatatatatatatatattgctgccctcatccTTGTTGTGTTTTTTGATCACcctttgttttttatttgtgCTCATCGCTTATGTGGTTGTCTTTATTAAAATTTCCTTCTTACCTGCCAACCTATAGGTCGTAACCTTCTTGACTAAAGGGCTGGCAACCTTCATTGGGTTTGGCACTTGGAAAACCAACTAGCTCCTTACGGGAACAGGTTTTACTTGTGACACCAAGTTATACTTGGTGTTTGCATTTGTTTGTGAAGCCTCTTGGTTACGTGAAGCCTCTAGTGTCTCATCTTTGCCTCTGAGATGTGTTAATCACGGAAAACTTTATTTTCTGTAGCGAGTTCTATGTTGTAGTTGCGTTGGTTCGTGTAATCTTGTCTGAAGCCCCTTGTGTGTCATGTGTATAATCatgcaaaaaaaatatacaacagaaaaggcaaaaaaaattcATAAGGAAATACAGGTGTGTATGCTGAAATCTTGGAGGCAAGGGACGTTATTCTCTTGGCGCGCATTAGGCCCTGTGTGCAAGATGCCTGCAAGTCATTTCATGACCGGGCCACATGGGCACAAAAAATAACTGCTTAATGCCTTAATGTTTAATGCCACTCACACGACGTCACACAAACATATTTAATGGCATTAAGGCTTAAACGCAATTTGAGGCACAGTACATTCTCACAATACCTTCAGCCGTCGAATACATACTCTTGCTATCAATGTTTATAGCCACAGCTGCACTTGAAAGATGGATTTCTGAAGTAAACTAAAATAATTTTATAAAAAGCATGCCTAGTAATGGTTTCAGTGTTACTTTTTGAACTTATGCCCACATAATTTTTTGCATGTGTGATAGTACTAGGATTGTGAAACAAACTTGTCACACTTGCTGTAGCTGATGTCATGGCGACGTTTAATGTCATTAAAAATGTGCACGTAGCAGCAACTTCAGACATAATGGCATGAAACTTAAGGTCCCTGGCACACGATGACATTAACTGCACACGTGTGACATGTGTATTAGTTGCAGTTTTAGGAGAAGGGCCTTtagcttttgtttttctcttaCATATGCATTTATGAATGCGCACAGGTGTGCCTTTGTTTGCACTTTCACTTTTGCCTATGCCACAGCACTATGTGCCCAGGAAATATGTTAAATTTGTACTGTAGGCGTAAAACGAACCACAAACTGACCCGGTGCAGCAGGGATGCATGCTGTTGCATAACAGTTGCGAGACTCTTGAAGCTCAGGCACAGGTGTGACCACGCCAGCCGACAGGATTCTTGCCCCGCAGGGACAgtctgctgtggctgctgctgacCGTCTTGCTTCTACAACACCGACAGGATACAAAACGTTACATGAGGTGACACAACAGGGAACGATAGGACACGACACACCACACGACATGGCCCAACACAGCACAATAAGACACGACGCAGCACTAAAAGGTGCGACACAATCTGGTAGAATACAATACACAACATGATGCCAGGATACAATGTGAAACACGACGTGACAAAATACGATAGGATACAGCACATGACATAACACAATCTGATATCATACAATACAATGCGACATGAATAACAAATATGATAGTATATGACAACACATGATATAATACAACATGATCTAATGACAACATGATATAATACATTTGCATTTCATTCCCACCAAAATTATGCAGGGGCCTGTGGGTGAAAGCTGCTCTAGAGAATAGCATGAAAGCTCAGAGCTCTTTCTGTATAAATGACCAGCGACACCAGCATGCATTGCATGCAACGGCACAACAAATGCAAATACACATCAGCAGATACAAAAGTAGGTCAAATGCACAAAGCTAGAAGCACAACAGACAGATATGTAATGAGAGAATGCAAGGACAGCAGCAGGACTTTCATAATACTCAAattggaaaaaagaaatgacaagcATGATTTTTTTCAAGGATTTCCCGATGTATACAACGTGTTAATTTCCAAGATCTTGTAGTGCATGTAACTTAACACAATAAATTATTCAACATAAGCAAGATTAACTTTCATTAAAGGAAACAGTTAAGCCATCAATACTCAAGCAGTTGCTACAGGTCTCTTTTGAGGTTATCCGGTGTCACTAGGCAACAATGCATGCAGCCACACTTGGACAGAATAAGAATAACATGGACAGGGTCAGCACATGGACCAGTCACACCTAGTTCGCCATTCATGTTCGTCATGTGGCACTTGCTAAAGCTGCAGCACCTCAAACAGTTACTACAGGTTGCTCTTACAGTAAGAAAGGGAATGACTGGGTGCTTCTCCAGGCTACTATCCCTTCCTGGTTACATGCATGCAGCAAGATTTAGCACCAAGCACTTCAAAACTGTCATACCTTTCAACACTTGTTAAAAGTTAATTATTGCGTATTTCCTACTGATATCAACACAAGTGGCATCAATGATCGTTTCCCACATCCCAAAGAATCATATGATCGCTTCATCAATGAACGGCAGAAAGAAACAACTCAGAAATCATGGTTAATATTACATGCTACATTAGCTGGTGCCTGGTGCACAGCAGCGACAGATTCATTTAAACTGATTAGAAAATTGGGCTCCTGCCTGCTGCACTGTAGAAACTGCTGCAACTTTTTCTCCATGTTCAGTCATTGCTGCTTTCACTGATTCTGCATGCCATGCAGCTTCACAGCAACACAATGCGCGCTGCCTTAAAAGCCGCACCTGATGGCAGACCTTGTGTTTCAGATTTAGGTTTTCATGAggggtttaggcacgtaaaattAAGCCTCCAATACATGCTGGCTCCATAGCTTTGTGTCATTGCTGCTAGCACCACAACCATCAAGCCTACTTTATGTTCACTTCAAGAACAATGACAActcccagtgatctccagttACTAATGCCGTCACACAAACTAGTTCCCTGCCATTTTCTAATGCATTTGccttcccttggcaccaattCCTTTACTCTAGTAGACCCACGGTAATTAACACCAGGCATTAGGCGACCTTTCCAACTCCGTTTATCCATACTAACTTCAGCTTGAATATTCGCTACCTAGTTTTACTCGCTGATCCATGCTGTAGCCTTCCTGTTTGTTCACGTAGCGCCCTGCAGTTTTTCATTCTGTCACTCACCGCAAAGCCCTTAGCAACCTGCTCAAGTTTCTTTGTAACCTTTTAAAGGTTGGCACTCGTACAATGACGGCGGTACCTGCAGTATCAAAACTACTACTGTTTGATCAGCATGTACGTAAGTGCGACAAAATCTCACCTTGGCTACACCAGTCCCTGCAGGAGAAATGATCCGTTGCAGCAGAATCAACAAGGCATTTTCTCGTGCCACAAGCCAGCCGATCGCCAGCATTGCAACGAAGTTTGATGATGGTTCAAACTCTGCAAAAGTATGGTATAAGGCTTCATAAAGACCATAAAGAAGCAAAACATGCAAGGTTTACAAAAGAAACGATTGTCATCACTACTCCCATGACCAAGGGTTCTACGTAGACTGTTTTAAAACTAACTTAAGAGTGTTTCAAGCGCACTGACGACGAGGACAAACGAGTGGACACACACAAGCACTTATGTGTGTCCACTCGCTTGTTTTCATTGTCGAGGCACTCAAAAAATCTTATGTCTTGCCAACAAGGCTGTAGATCAACACATGTCGAAATTTTAAGCTAAAGCAGTTTTATTTTACTAAACATACTACTTATTTTTGGAAGCCTCTTCAGCCGCCAACCTACAGAGGGTATTAATGCTGCAATGGCATAACTATGCTGTTTTAGCAACCAATTACTTGAACATGTTTTTCATATCTTTCCTGAAAAACTGTATTGTGAGACCATCTGCCTGGGCAGCATAATATTAAATTATAAGACAAAGTGAAATTAGAGAAATAAAATTCTGATCTTTCAGACACCATATTAGATAAGACTGTGGCAACTATATTTATTGCGTTATAGTGCCCTTGGTTCCCATGTGCCCTAAGGAGCAAAAGTTCAGAAACCACGGcactgacaaaaaaaattaatttcttgTGGCACAGCCATGCAATGTGGAATGTAGACAGGGATTCACATTCAACGTGAAATTCACTATTCAGTCTGCGCATTGCACTGGTCAGACACGCAGATGTGGgctgtaccaccttcaatttcaCCTCGACGCTTATACTATGTTTCACACGTAACAGACAATGCTACAAAGGCTAGAGAAACTTATCTCAGTGCCTGCATTCATGTTAAAGAATTATCACGTCACATATGAACGAAAGATATAAGATACGCTTCATGTAATTCAATGTAAAATTAGATTTCGTACTTTCAGGTCGCAAAATATGACCCAATTATTGCACGGATGGTACTGCAGATTTGAACCTGTTTACCGCCGAACAAACAGTGAAACATTCCCGCAATCAGCAGCTATAGTGCACCACATGAGTTTGTGACCTGTACAGAGTAATCGCATCCTGGAAGCACGAAGATGCAAAAATAATACATTTGAATATTTTACATAGTTTTACATCTACAAGTTGTAGCTGTAATATATGAAGTGGTAATTTCGTAGTCAGtgtagggaaaaaaaaacagcattgcAAGATGCATGGAGTTCAATAATCGCACTACTTTTGTAGCTTTTGCAACACTGCCTGCTAAATCTGAAACGAAGTAcagggtgcaaaaaaaaaataatttttttttctctatgctTGTGGTCTCCGGAGTTTGCTTGCGATTGTATTTCACATGTAGTTCATCATACGATGTTACTTTGAAGTTTCATTGCATTTTCAAGTTGCACCACATATGTCACAACTTcaaattttttcttttcataccATCAGTGACTTCTGGTACAGGATTTGTCCAAACTGCCCCTTCTTTTATATACTGAAGTGCAACACAGTTAACTTAACACACAGTTAACACAGCTGACTGCAACTTACCAATTATAAAAGAAACATGCTTACACCATGCTTTCACAGTGGCAGCAAAAACCTTCTCCTCATTACTCAACTACGCATTTCACCTGGCATGGTTGGAGTCACATCTCCAGTCACTAGTGCTTCAAGCTGCTGCAGGACATGTAGGAGGCCCTTGTCCTGCAGGTAAACAGAACACCAGCATATGATAATTGCATACGTAAACCTTGTTTTCCAAGTGGAAAAGCATCAAAATTTGTTTTCGGTGTCTTTTGGTGAACTGCGCTGATGTCTGCAGTCTCACTAACAGCTGCTTTAGATGAGTGCAGCTTGTTCATTACAACCACGCTTGCTTTGTAGGATTTCAAATGTGTAGGGCTCGGCCTCTCAGTTCGATGTATTGCTCATAGATGGCAGCGCTATACTGTGTTGGCAGAATAATTCTTAATAAAATTTTAGTAGGGCATGGTTGCTTCATAATGTGGCCTGTCAACATGGAATTGAAGATGAGTTTGATGTACGTAGAAAGTAATGGGTATATGCTCATTGCAGTTGTGGTAAAATTGCGCATAGAGTAATGATAGCTGTTTCAGATGAGTGCAACTTGTTTGTTACGATTATGCTTGATTTGCAGTGTTTAAAATGGGTAGTTCAATGAGTTGTTCACAGGCGGCAGCACCATTCAACGTTGGTACAACGATTTAGAAGGAAATATCAGAAGGAAgtggttgctttacaatgaagCCTGCTAGCATGGCATTGCTGATGAGTTGACATAGgtgaaaaaattaataaaaggaaaGCTAAGGGCACATGCTGCTGCAGATCCAGCAAATGTCCACTGCAATTTTGTTCTTAGAGTGAAAAACAGAATAAGAACACATAAATAAACGTGAAATCTAGTACTATCAACAAAGCACAAGTAAAACGTATAGACCACACGCACACAAGTTGCTGAAGCTGTAATGCCTCTTCAATAAACTGCATTTCTCCTCCTTTTAATGCTGCCAGCTTTCAGAATAACAAAGGAAATGAACTAAAATTTTCAAAGGGTCGAAACTGAAGAAACAATATAGATATGCAAGATGTAAAGCTAGGTCTCACATCCAAAATTTACAGCACCCTCAAAGAATGATCAAGTTTAAAGAGTGATGAATCCGAAAGGTACCTGTGGTTCAGTGATTCTGTAAGGGCAATTTCCTGCAAGAAGGCTTGACTATGACTGGTACGACAGTAATGCACAACTGCAACTGCAGTCAGGTtaaatatttttaaagaaaatcaGAGATATAAAATTACAATTACAACTGCTGCTACCAACACACAgcacgaacaacaggacaaaaGACAAAAACCAAAGCGGCAAGCACAGCAATTAGGGTGCCATAATGGGCCAGTTGATTTGTATACATGAAGGCAGCACAAATGGGATGAtgacacagagaaaaaataaggACACAGGAAAAGCACTGAGCTAATAACTGACAGTTTACACATTCTGCAAAGAATAAATGCAAAATAACCTCGTCCGCATGCTCACCCTCCTACTATGAACACAGGCAAACTTTTTCGAGAAGATTGATTTCACAGTCAAGCAGGGTGATAGCTAAATGGAACCGAAATGCCAGAGCCTCAATGATTTCATGCACTTTTTTGTGTCACCGTACCTTTTGCGCTGCCATCATAATAAATGTGAACTAACTCACCCAAGTTCACGCCCTATTGTAAACTGTAGACACTCTATGTCTATATACTGCTCTAGAGGGTACATGAAATGTATGTGCATATGCGAGACGTTAACCAAAAAATCACAATCGAACAATCTGCAATTACACTGCTAAGGACCGTAGCAGCAACGTAGCACATATGTTGTAGGTCAATTTTTATGTTAAGCACAGAAAAGGACGTGGAGACTTGTTTTCAAGCAGTGCAAAAGCAAATGCACCTCTCTACCCGGTTATCTTCTAGCATAAGGGCACCATGCACCTCACACACAATTTCCTCTGTACATATAAATCCAGCCAACGAACAAAATCCGATAGtttgaagttggcgcttgtccccgtgtgtctgtttctttgtgcatatgttttAGTTCGCGCTGGTATAACCTCATGATGCAAAACCAACTGGCCCAATCTTTCACCTTACTAAGGCCCACACAAAGGCATACATACGTGTCTGAGGTGCTCCTCCATCATTGAAGGTAAAAAAGAACATTGCCAAAGAAAGAAGTTCTTGCTCTGACGAAGACAAGCCATCCTTGTCAAAACACTGGCTCCAGTGACATGCCTTGTTCACCGTTTCTTTATAAGTTCGTATCTCCACCTTCCTTTGCCCCTCTGTCTTGTTCGCCAGTCAACTACAGAATCTTACGATGGCTGTGTCACATTTTACGGTCATCGTTCTTGATTAGAACTGTTTCTCCTGTTTATTTCACCATTTACCTTCATTGTTCCTCAGCTTCTCGGCATGTAACATTTTCCTCTACATAACTAAGTTACCTTTCTTTGGTGcactgaattttataatattacTAGGGGGAAGTCTGGTGTTGCAATTTATCAGTCACCATAAGAATAACGAACAGCAGAGGGACTTCCTTGTGATGTCACATGGCTTTGATTATGAAGCAGGTCATGCTTTCATTATTGTTTCTATAGTAACCTTAGTAGGTTCAATGGTATAGCTTAGGTTAAATGGGACGTAAATAATTGCTTGCTAAAGTTGAAGGTGAGAAAACAGGGTCGCCAGTGTCGCCAGGGTCGCCAGGGAAGCGTTTCAGTGAGCTTAGTGAATCTGTGTGATCTCGTTGGTGTTCACATGTCCCTAGCGTCACAAAGAGTCGAAAGCAACTCGATAGTGCGCAATGTAATTCAACACAGGCTGGTGTCCTAGCCCCACAACATTTAATTCTTTACCACATGTAATTGTTTTATGCTCGAAACTAATTCATCAATCCGTTAACATACATAATCTCTGCTATTAATAAGTCTTGACACTCTTCTGAGTAAGCGCATATGTCACTATAACATTTAGGCAGTAACACGTACTCACATCGGGGGACATTTTTGGCATTTCAAACAGGTCTTATTCTTAATGTTAAACAGTACATGGGTAGAAGTTACAGGCTAAAGGGGCATAATATCGTTGCCACGCAAGATAAACATGCAGTTGAAATGTTCTGATTGGGATATACGCAATCTCATTTACACAAGCGCATCATGTGcagcgcatcgaagtgcgccgaaTAATAGTGTCACGTGGTCGATTCGTGTCTGATATCAAGCTTGATACGTATTTTTACTGTTCAACGTGAAGCACGCAAGGTGT
The sequence above is drawn from the Dermacentor andersoni chromosome 7, qqDerAnde1_hic_scaffold, whole genome shotgun sequence genome and encodes:
- the LOC126533647 gene encoding uncharacterized protein isoform X1 — translated: MNTSRLEFCSLFEMLAASGLCPMPSEIDVLNDSAPCDKGLLHVLQQLEALVTGDVTPTMPEFEPSSNFVAMLAIGWLVARENALLILLQRIISPAGTGVAKKQDGQQQPQQTVPAGQESCRLAWSHLCLSFKSLATVMQQHASLLHRAQQWLPRDNEQQRALKAYIRWQKEEQTLLWQTLLARHPHGSAELRQYKTRLQRRRDDGRTVADRLTSLAERCLGFWP
- the LOC126533647 gene encoding uncharacterized protein isoform X2, producing the protein MPEFEPSSNFVAMLAIGWLVARENALLILLQRIISPAGTGVAKKQDGQQQPQQTVPAGQESCRLAWSHLCLSFKSLATVMQQHASLLHRAQQWLPRDNEQQRALKAYIRWQKEEQTLLWQTLLARHPHGSAELRQYKTRLQRRRDDGRTVADRLTSLAERCLGFWP